Below is a genomic region from Billgrantia tianxiuensis.
AGTATCTGCTGTGCTAACCGCACCAGCATGGTGGCCGAGAGCAGCGGCAGCCACAGCAGGTACCACCACTGCGGCAGCCCAAGCCCTGGAGACAATGACTCCCACTGATACTCCTGCCAGGTGAGCTTGGCACCGTACCAAGTGATCAGGCCCAGCACGGTGGCACCGCACAGGCCCTGGAAAAGGATCAGGGCCCGCCGCGGGCCGGCCGGCAGGTGACGCTCGAGCAGACCGATTCGAATATGGCCGTTACGGCGCAACGCGACCGAGGCACCGGCAAAGGTCAGCACCACCAGCAGGAACACCGAGAACTCTTCGGTGAAAGCCAGCGAGCCGCCGCTCACATAACG
It encodes:
- a CDS encoding TRAP transporter small permease, which gives rise to MKFSPDARPERWLGSLALAVISLISLGNVITRYVSGGSLAFTEEFSVFLLVVLTFAGASVALRRNGHIRIGLLERHLPAGPRRALILFQGLCGATVLGLITWYGAKLTWQEYQWESLSPGLGLPQWWYLLWLPLLSATMLVRLAQQILDRWRGRLDDEP